The proteins below are encoded in one region of Metabacillus dongyingensis:
- the ablA gene encoding lysine 2,3-aminomutase, with protein MKYDLYKPKRDWKDIELWKDVTDEQWNDWLWQLTNTIRTLDDLKKVINLTPDEEEGVKISTKTIPLNITPYYAWLMNEDDPRCPIRMQSVPISQELYKTKYDLEDPLHEDEDSPVPGLTHRYPDRVLFLVTNQCSMYCRYCTRRRFSGQIGMGVPKKQLDDAINYIAQTPEVRDVLISGGDGLLINDTILEYILKNLRAIDHVEIIRIGTRAPVVFPQRITENLCSILKKYHPVWLNTHFNTSIEITEESKKACEMLVNSGVPVGNQAVILAGINDSVQIMKKLMHDLVKIRVRPYYIYQCDLSEGIGHFRAPVSKGLEIIEGLRGHTSGYSVPTFVVDAPGGGGKIALQPNYLISQSPDKVVLRNFEGVITTYPEPENYTPGLADDYFNEVYPDSASKKSLSGIAGLYEDAQFNLIPEGIGRINRRKTFETNPAHSTLKDKREKRDELKDKKYRAQLLKSEEKKASENE; from the coding sequence ATGAAATACGATCTATACAAGCCGAAGCGCGACTGGAAAGACATCGAACTCTGGAAAGATGTCACAGATGAACAGTGGAATGACTGGCTCTGGCAGCTGACAAATACCATCCGCACACTTGATGACCTTAAAAAAGTAATTAATCTGACTCCTGATGAAGAAGAAGGGGTTAAAATATCAACGAAAACCATCCCCTTAAATATTACTCCCTACTATGCATGGCTAATGAACGAAGATGATCCGAGATGTCCAATCCGCATGCAGTCGGTTCCGATATCACAGGAGCTTTATAAAACAAAATATGACCTTGAAGATCCGCTTCACGAAGATGAAGATTCACCTGTACCTGGCCTGACTCACCGCTATCCCGATCGCGTCTTGTTTCTAGTGACAAACCAATGCTCGATGTACTGCAGATATTGCACGAGAAGGCGCTTCTCTGGTCAAATTGGCATGGGTGTGCCTAAAAAGCAGCTGGATGATGCGATTAACTACATTGCTCAAACGCCAGAAGTCCGGGATGTGCTGATTTCAGGGGGAGACGGATTGCTGATTAATGACACAATTCTTGAATATATTTTAAAAAATCTCCGAGCAATCGATCATGTAGAAATCATCAGAATCGGTACACGTGCGCCTGTAGTTTTTCCGCAGCGCATCACAGAAAATCTCTGCAGCATCTTGAAAAAATATCATCCGGTCTGGCTGAATACACATTTCAATACTTCCATTGAAATAACTGAAGAATCTAAGAAGGCATGTGAAATGCTTGTGAACTCAGGCGTGCCAGTCGGAAATCAGGCGGTTATCCTTGCAGGAATTAATGACAGCGTGCAAATCATGAAAAAACTGATGCATGATCTTGTGAAAATAAGAGTGCGGCCTTATTACATTTATCAATGTGACTTGTCAGAAGGAATCGGACATTTCCGTGCACCTGTTTCAAAAGGACTTGAAATAATTGAGGGCCTCCGCGGACATACAAGCGGCTATTCGGTTCCAACTTTTGTCGTCGACGCTCCGGGAGGCGGCGGGAAAATTGCCCTGCAGCCTAACTATTTAATTTCTCAAAGTCCGGACAAAGTTGTGCTCCGTAACTTTGAAGGAGTCATTACAACCTACCCGGAGCCGGAAAATTATACGCCTGGACTTGCAGATGATTACTTTAATGAAGTCTATCCGGACTCTGCATCCAAAAAATCCCTATCAGGAATTGCTGGTTTGTACGAAGACGCTCAATTTAACTTAATCCCTGAAGGCATCGGAAGAATAAATAGAAGAAAAACGTTTGAAACCAACCCTGCTCATTCAACATTAAAGGACAAACGGGAAAAGCGTGATGAGTTAAAGGATAAAAAGTACCGTGCGCAGCTATTAAAATCCGAAGAAAAGAAGGCGTCAGAAAATGAGTGA
- a CDS encoding sigma-54 interaction domain-containing protein: MTNQNRERIIHHILETIDEGIHAVDEKGITVFYNEIAAFHDGLKVDEVVGKHLFDVFPSLSEETSTLLKAIKTKKPIYHHSQTYINIKGEKIETVNTSLPILSEDKVIGAVEIAKDYSAIKRLTERLADLQKQVHSPPKAEGSNGTRYVLDDIITASKNLLMIKMLVKKAAITSSNVLIYGETGTGKELIVQAIHNESQRRDAPFIAQNCAALPEALLESLLFGTAKGSYTGAVDRPGLFELSHGGTLFLDELQSMPLNLQAKLLRVIDDGTIRRIGSSHSITVDVRVIAAMNISPEKCLAEGKMREDLYFRLNVFGINLPPLRERPLDLPLLISYFIKKYNHEFQKRVAALSDEAQVLLKHHHWPGNVRELKHCIEFAMNMCDGNRIKTDHLPPYLLKEEDTSKEAHSLHEKMSMMEKEIIQQALVQSEGNILKTAKLLQIPRQTLQYKVKKYFPDQFSAPKL, translated from the coding sequence TTGACAAATCAAAATAGGGAGCGAATCATTCATCATATTTTAGAAACGATTGATGAGGGGATTCATGCGGTTGATGAGAAAGGAATCACCGTTTTTTACAACGAGATTGCAGCTTTTCATGATGGTTTGAAAGTCGATGAGGTAGTAGGCAAGCATTTATTTGATGTTTTTCCGTCTCTTTCTGAAGAAACGAGCACACTATTAAAAGCCATTAAAACGAAAAAACCGATTTATCACCATTCACAAACGTACATAAATATAAAGGGCGAAAAAATTGAGACTGTGAACACAAGCCTGCCGATTTTATCAGAGGATAAAGTGATCGGTGCAGTTGAAATTGCAAAGGATTATTCAGCGATCAAGCGGCTGACAGAGCGGCTTGCTGACCTGCAAAAACAAGTGCATTCTCCCCCTAAAGCAGAGGGATCCAACGGCACAAGGTATGTTCTTGATGACATCATTACTGCAAGCAAGAACCTTCTTATGATAAAAATGCTTGTGAAAAAAGCGGCAATTACCTCATCAAATGTTCTCATTTATGGGGAAACAGGAACTGGAAAAGAATTAATTGTACAGGCCATTCATAACGAATCACAGCGCAGAGATGCTCCTTTTATAGCACAAAACTGTGCGGCGCTTCCTGAAGCCTTGCTTGAAAGTTTATTATTTGGTACAGCAAAAGGGAGCTACACAGGGGCAGTAGACAGGCCAGGCTTATTTGAACTGTCGCACGGCGGCACGCTTTTTCTGGATGAACTGCAATCTATGCCACTGAATCTGCAGGCGAAGCTTCTTAGAGTCATTGACGATGGCACGATTAGGAGAATCGGAAGCAGTCATTCAATCACAGTCGATGTCAGAGTGATTGCCGCAATGAACATCAGCCCTGAAAAATGTCTCGCGGAGGGAAAAATGCGGGAAGATCTTTATTTTCGCTTAAACGTCTTCGGAATCAATCTTCCCCCGCTCAGAGAAAGGCCGCTCGACCTTCCCTTACTGATTTCTTATTTCATAAAAAAGTACAATCATGAATTTCAAAAGCGTGTTGCTGCATTATCAGACGAAGCGCAAGTCCTTTTAAAGCACCATCACTGGCCCGGGAATGTAAGGGAGTTAAAGCATTGCATTGAGTTTGCCATGAATATGTGTGATGGGAATAGAATTAAAACCGATCATTTACCGCCATATTTACTGAAAGAGGAAGATACGTCAAAGGAAGCGCATTCTCTTCATGAAAAAATGTCAATGATGGAAAAAGAGATTATTCAACAAGCACTTGTTCAAAGCGAAGGCAATATTTTAAAAACAGCAAAGCTGCTCCAAATTCCGAGACAAACTCTTCAATACAAAGTGAAAAAATATTTTCCTGACCAATTTTCGGCACCAAAATTATAA
- the ablB gene encoding putative beta-lysine N-acetyltransferase, producing the protein MLAKKDYRADAVLDYFNKRLRIDDYRGNTESLLTDAYKLASDNSFTKVIVKAKACDITFLLKHQFQLEAIIKNYFHSDDAYFFTKYLSEERRKTDCWTKQDSIVTSIYEKKKTVHVQSAAFLFRTAEEHDAKKLAELYRAVFEVYPTPLHSSDYIQKTMRDGTIYYLAEKGDNIVSAASAEINSAYHNAEITDCATLPEVRKHKLMRSLILLLEQKLFENGIFCAYSIARADSFGMNAVLHQLDYEYTGRLTNNCVISTDLENMNVWCKDLSAGN; encoded by the coding sequence ATGTTAGCTAAAAAGGACTATCGGGCTGATGCAGTACTCGATTATTTTAACAAAAGGCTCCGAATCGATGACTATCGCGGAAATACAGAGTCCTTGCTCACAGATGCATACAAATTAGCTTCAGATAACAGCTTCACAAAAGTTATTGTCAAAGCAAAAGCCTGCGACATCACTTTTTTATTGAAGCATCAATTTCAGCTTGAAGCCATTATTAAAAATTATTTTCACAGTGATGACGCCTATTTTTTTACGAAATATTTAAGTGAAGAAAGAAGAAAAACAGACTGCTGGACAAAGCAGGACAGCATCGTCACATCCATTTATGAAAAAAAGAAGACAGTTCATGTACAGTCAGCAGCATTTTTATTTCGTACAGCTGAAGAACATGATGCAAAGAAGCTTGCAGAGTTATACAGAGCAGTATTCGAAGTGTATCCAACACCCCTCCATTCAAGTGATTATATACAAAAAACGATGAGGGATGGCACCATCTATTATCTTGCTGAAAAAGGAGACAACATCGTTAGCGCTGCTTCTGCTGAAATCAATTCAGCATACCACAATGCTGAAATAACAGACTGTGCAACGCTGCCCGAAGTCAGAAAGCATAAATTAATGAGAAGCCTGATTTTATTACTTGAGCAAAAGCTTTTTGAAAACGGTATTTTTTGTGCTTATTCGATTGCAAGGGCGGATTCTTTCGGCATGAACGCCGTTTTGCATCAGCTGGATTACGAATATACCGGCAGACTTACAAATAATTGTGTCATTAGCACAGATCTTGAAAACATGAATGTATGGTGCAAAGATCTGTCTGCCGGAAATTGA
- a CDS encoding aldehyde dehydrogenase family protein, with protein sequence MKQHLWINGQHMEASKYQELKSPYTDELLAEVAIAGQNQVKAAVDAASEAISKMNVLPAHKRADILLKTAQLLAERKEEAAVIIAKEAAKPIKTARAEVDRTVMTYTFAAEEARRLNGETISMDAAPGGENRTAYTVREAIGVIGAITPFNFPMNLVAHKLGPAFAAGNTVVLKPATQTPLSSYFIGELFHEAGLPEGALNIVTGKGSEIGKHFTSDERIKALTFTGSPDVGKKLKKEAGMRKTLLELGSNSAVIVAEDADVSKVAPRCVTGAFAYAGQVCISVQRIYVHENVFDEFVAKAVEETKKLKLGNPLAEETDVSSLISSEDVDRAISWIEEAENAGAQIACGGKSEDHQTVQPTILLNVSAKVNLSCQEAFAPIVIINSFKTFDEAIEEVNNSRYGLQAGVFTNKVDLAFQAAKALHVGGVMVNDIPTFRVDHMPYGGVKDSGFGREGIKYAIEELTELKLISFNHAKF encoded by the coding sequence ATGAAGCAGCATTTATGGATCAACGGACAGCATATGGAAGCAAGCAAGTATCAGGAATTAAAGTCTCCTTACACGGATGAATTGCTGGCAGAGGTAGCAATTGCGGGTCAGAATCAAGTAAAAGCAGCAGTTGACGCAGCAAGTGAAGCGATTAGTAAGATGAACGTTTTGCCTGCCCATAAGCGTGCAGATATTTTACTGAAAACAGCCCAGCTTCTTGCTGAACGAAAAGAAGAAGCGGCTGTGATTATTGCCAAAGAAGCCGCTAAACCAATTAAAACTGCGAGAGCAGAAGTGGACCGAACGGTTATGACATACACATTTGCTGCTGAGGAAGCGAGAAGGCTGAATGGTGAGACGATTTCAATGGATGCAGCTCCAGGCGGGGAAAACCGGACAGCATACACAGTGCGCGAGGCAATCGGCGTTATTGGAGCGATCACGCCTTTTAATTTCCCGATGAATCTCGTTGCGCATAAGCTTGGGCCTGCTTTTGCCGCAGGCAATACAGTTGTTTTAAAACCTGCGACACAAACACCTTTAAGCTCCTACTTCATCGGAGAGCTTTTTCATGAAGCGGGTCTGCCTGAAGGCGCACTGAACATTGTAACAGGAAAAGGCAGTGAAATCGGCAAGCATTTTACATCAGATGAACGCATAAAGGCACTTACGTTTACAGGAAGTCCAGACGTTGGGAAAAAGCTGAAAAAAGAAGCCGGCATGAGAAAGACGCTCCTTGAATTAGGATCAAACTCAGCTGTCATTGTCGCAGAAGATGCTGATGTTTCAAAGGTAGCTCCAAGATGTGTGACAGGTGCATTCGCGTATGCGGGCCAGGTTTGCATATCCGTGCAGCGAATTTATGTACACGAAAATGTATTTGATGAGTTCGTTGCGAAGGCTGTAGAAGAGACGAAGAAACTTAAACTCGGCAATCCCCTTGCTGAAGAGACAGATGTCTCCTCATTAATCTCAAGCGAAGATGTGGATCGCGCCATTTCCTGGATTGAAGAAGCTGAGAATGCAGGAGCTCAAATCGCATGCGGCGGCAAATCAGAGGATCATCAGACTGTTCAGCCGACTATCTTGCTGAATGTCTCGGCAAAAGTCAATCTCTCTTGTCAGGAAGCATTTGCTCCAATTGTCATCATCAACTCATTCAAAACATTTGATGAAGCAATTGAAGAAGTGAATAACTCGAGATATGGACTTCAAGCAGGTGTATTTACAAATAAAGTCGACCTGGCCTTCCAAGCAGCAAAAGCCCTTCATGTCGGCGGTGTCATGGTCAATGACATTCCAACCTTCCGTGTCGATCACATGCCATATGGGGGAGTGAAGGACAGCGGTTTCGGCAGAGAAGGCATTAAATATGCCATTGAAGAACTGACTGAATTGAAGCTGATCTCGTTTAATCATGCCAAGTTCTAA
- a CDS encoding peptidase, whose translation MKNLQVQVCTWIEENRNRSIKLLKKMVEQRSVQGNEASAQAVVLEKCRQLSLDIDLWEPGGKLLKQHPHFVATRTSFKDSPNIVGVLKGKGGGKSVILNGHIDVVPEGDLEQWDVDPYQAAVTENRLYGRGSTDMKGGNVCLLMAMEAIKASGISLKGDVIFQSVIEEESGGAGTLAAILRGYKADAAIIPEPTKMKIFQKQQGSMWFRLKIKGRSAHGGTRYEGISAIEKSTLVVKHILELEKKRNEKITDALYKKIPIPVPINIGKIEGGTWPSSVADLVTLEGRCGIAPNETIEEVQTEFQEWISDLSSKDEWFNEHPVELEWFGARWLPNEIGIEHPLTEALINSYKEIMDKEPIIEASPWGTDAGLLSHAGDIPSIVFGPGETEMAHFPNEFIEIDKIIECTKILAVFLMHWCGVSEQMFLQIDGKGK comes from the coding sequence ATGAAAAACTTGCAGGTGCAAGTTTGCACATGGATAGAAGAAAATCGAAACCGGTCAATTAAATTACTCAAAAAGATGGTCGAACAGAGAAGTGTTCAGGGAAATGAGGCGTCAGCTCAAGCGGTCGTGCTGGAAAAATGCCGTCAGCTTAGTCTGGATATAGATCTGTGGGAGCCTGGCGGCAAACTCCTAAAACAGCACCCGCATTTTGTAGCAACGAGAACATCTTTTAAAGACAGCCCGAACATTGTCGGTGTTTTAAAAGGAAAAGGAGGCGGGAAATCCGTCATTTTAAATGGACACATCGATGTCGTGCCAGAAGGCGACTTAGAGCAATGGGATGTGGACCCTTATCAGGCAGCGGTAACCGAAAACCGTCTTTATGGACGCGGATCGACGGATATGAAAGGCGGGAATGTCTGTCTCTTAATGGCAATGGAAGCTATTAAAGCATCAGGGATTTCCTTAAAGGGAGACGTCATTTTTCAAAGTGTCATTGAAGAAGAAAGCGGCGGCGCGGGAACCCTTGCTGCCATTTTACGCGGATACAAGGCAGATGCAGCCATCATTCCGGAGCCTACTAAAATGAAAATTTTTCAAAAACAGCAGGGATCTATGTGGTTCAGGCTGAAAATAAAGGGGCGTTCTGCACATGGGGGAACGAGGTATGAAGGAATCAGCGCCATTGAAAAAAGCACGCTGGTTGTTAAGCATATCCTGGAGCTTGAAAAAAAGCGAAACGAAAAAATAACCGATGCGCTTTACAAAAAAATTCCGATTCCAGTTCCTATTAATATTGGAAAAATAGAGGGAGGCACGTGGCCATCCTCTGTGGCAGATCTTGTCACCTTAGAAGGAAGGTGCGGGATCGCACCGAATGAAACGATAGAAGAGGTGCAGACTGAATTTCAAGAGTGGATTTCTGACCTTTCTTCAAAGGATGAATGGTTCAATGAACATCCTGTGGAACTTGAGTGGTTTGGAGCAAGGTGGCTTCCAAATGAAATCGGAATCGAACATCCTCTAACCGAAGCTTTGATAAATTCTTATAAAGAGATCATGGATAAAGAACCGATCATTGAGGCATCTCCTTGGGGAACCGATGCAGGCCTTTTATCTCATGCAGGAGATATTCCTTCCATTGTATTTGGCCCCGGCGAAACAGAGATGGCTCACTTTCCGAATGAATTTATTGAAATTGATAAAATCATCGAATGTACAAAAATTCTGGCTGTTTTCTTAATGCATTGGTGCGGTGTATCAGAGCAGATGTTTTTACAGATCGATGGAAAGGGTAAATAA
- a CDS encoding 3-oxoacid CoA-transferase subunit B yields MGMGSEIRENIAKRAAQEIDNGMIVNLGIGIPSLVPNYLKNKPQVMIQAENGILGIGPTPLQGEEEETLCNAAGYPVTLEKGASYFDTATAFGMIRRGCIDLTILGSLQVSENGDLANWIVPGKRVPGMGGAMELAGKAKKVIVVMNHVNKNGDPKILTSCTLPLTSKQCVDLIITDMAVIEVHETGLILKEVMAPFTVQDVMKSTGAKLEIGMNL; encoded by the coding sequence GTGGGTATGGGAAGCGAAATAAGAGAAAATATTGCAAAACGTGCAGCGCAGGAAATAGATAACGGCATGATCGTCAATCTTGGCATAGGGATTCCCTCTCTCGTGCCGAATTATCTGAAAAACAAACCTCAAGTGATGATTCAGGCTGAAAACGGCATCCTCGGCATTGGACCAACACCTTTGCAAGGAGAAGAAGAGGAGACACTGTGCAATGCTGCCGGCTATCCGGTAACCCTTGAAAAAGGAGCCTCTTATTTTGACACGGCTACAGCGTTTGGCATGATTCGAAGGGGATGCATTGATTTGACGATTCTAGGTTCTCTCCAAGTAAGCGAAAATGGGGATCTCGCCAATTGGATCGTACCCGGTAAGCGTGTACCTGGAATGGGCGGAGCAATGGAACTTGCCGGAAAAGCAAAAAAAGTCATTGTCGTCATGAATCATGTCAATAAAAACGGCGATCCAAAAATTCTCACAAGCTGCACCCTGCCGCTTACATCCAAACAATGTGTCGATTTAATTATTACGGATATGGCAGTAATTGAAGTGCATGAAACAGGACTTATATTAAAAGAGGTCATGGCTCCATTCACAGTCCAGGATGTGATGAAAAGCACAGGAGCAAAGCTTGAGATCGGCATGAATCTTTGA
- a CDS encoding CoA transferase subunit A, with protein MANSFQKIRQIDEVIGKINDGCTLMAGGFGGVGTPPSLIDAILEKEVRDLEIICNDTGFPHIGIGKLISAGRVRKVIASHIGSNPIAGSLMSEGKLEVEFSPQGTLGERIRAGGMGLGGILSDVGMGSEIAEKGKDLVQVEGRTYFIETALTADVAIICGKAADEFGNIIYKKSARNMNPLMAMAGDYTIAEVDEIVSLGELDAEAIITPGVFVQAIVQSEGVNWKWVWEAK; from the coding sequence ATTGCTAATTCATTTCAGAAAATTAGACAAATTGATGAGGTTATAGGCAAAATCAATGACGGCTGCACGCTGATGGCAGGTGGATTTGGAGGTGTTGGCACCCCTCCGTCTTTAATTGACGCAATTTTGGAAAAAGAGGTGCGGGACCTCGAAATTATCTGCAATGACACTGGTTTTCCTCATATCGGAATTGGAAAATTGATCTCTGCAGGGCGTGTCCGAAAAGTAATTGCCTCGCATATTGGCTCAAATCCAATCGCGGGAAGCTTGATGTCAGAAGGCAAGCTTGAAGTGGAATTTTCTCCCCAGGGAACTCTTGGCGAGAGAATCCGTGCCGGCGGCATGGGTCTTGGAGGAATTTTGTCAGATGTAGGCATGGGAAGTGAGATTGCAGAAAAAGGAAAAGACCTTGTACAAGTGGAAGGGCGCACCTATTTTATTGAAACAGCCCTTACTGCTGATGTGGCCATCATTTGCGGAAAGGCAGCGGATGAATTCGGAAACATCATTTACAAAAAAAGTGCACGGAATATGAACCCGCTTATGGCTATGGCTGGAGATTATACCATTGCTGAAGTCGATGAAATCGTAAGCTTAGGCGAGCTTGATGCCGAAGCCATCATAACCCCGGGTGTATTTGTTCAAGCCATCGTACAAAGTGAAGGGGTGAACTGGAAGTGGGTATGGGAAGCGAAATAA
- a CDS encoding aspartate aminotransferase family protein: protein MEREYLIKPMLDESYKKVSHGQGVYLYDTSGKKYLDGSSGAVTCSIGHGVSEIVEAMAEQAREVSFVYRSQFSSHAAEGLAKKLAEITPGDLNWTFLVNSGSEAIETAMKTAIQFFQEKNMPKKTKIISRWMSYHGITIGALSLSGYPERRFRFQPLLEANPVVSPAYCYRCPYGLIPSSCKAKCTGELETAIRRIGADHVAAFVAEPVVGAAGAAITPPEGYYEKIRDICDRNDILFIADEVMTGIGRTGKTLAMEHWGALPDIVALGKGLSAGYAPVAATLISDRVMRPIQQGSKLIMSGHTYSANPQSAAVSLAVLHYIEKNQLNNAAFEKGKMLIKNLQKLQKKTEIIGDVRGKGLLIGIEFVMNQTTKQPFPKSYNLTNRIIKKANQNGLLVYPSAAGIEGGDGDAILIAPPLNINDEELNELIHLFTKTTEEIEAEVLPMS from the coding sequence ATGGAGAGGGAGTACTTAATCAAACCGATGCTTGATGAAAGCTATAAAAAAGTCAGCCATGGACAAGGTGTTTATCTATACGATACTTCTGGCAAGAAATATTTGGATGGATCATCTGGAGCTGTAACTTGTTCAATCGGACATGGGGTCAGTGAAATAGTCGAAGCAATGGCGGAGCAGGCGCGAGAGGTATCGTTTGTCTATCGGTCTCAATTTTCAAGCCATGCAGCTGAGGGCCTGGCAAAGAAGCTTGCAGAGATAACGCCGGGTGATCTTAACTGGACCTTTCTGGTCAACAGCGGATCTGAAGCCATTGAAACGGCCATGAAGACAGCGATACAGTTTTTTCAGGAAAAAAACATGCCTAAAAAAACAAAAATCATTTCCAGGTGGATGAGCTACCATGGGATAACAATTGGCGCGCTTTCTTTGTCAGGCTATCCAGAGCGGCGTTTCCGGTTTCAGCCGCTGCTTGAAGCAAATCCCGTGGTATCTCCTGCGTACTGTTATCGTTGTCCATATGGATTAATACCCTCCTCTTGCAAGGCGAAATGTACAGGAGAATTGGAAACGGCAATAAGAAGAATCGGTGCAGATCACGTTGCTGCTTTTGTTGCAGAGCCGGTTGTCGGTGCAGCGGGAGCAGCAATTACACCTCCAGAAGGATATTACGAAAAAATCCGCGATATTTGTGATCGAAACGACATTCTGTTCATCGCGGATGAAGTCATGACAGGCATTGGAAGAACAGGAAAAACACTTGCGATGGAGCATTGGGGAGCATTGCCTGACATCGTTGCACTCGGGAAAGGATTAAGTGCCGGTTATGCTCCTGTTGCGGCAACTTTAATCAGTGACAGGGTGATGCGGCCAATTCAGCAAGGATCAAAGTTAATCATGAGCGGGCATACCTACAGCGCGAATCCTCAATCTGCAGCTGTCAGTCTAGCAGTCTTGCATTATATTGAAAAAAATCAATTGAACAATGCAGCTTTTGAAAAAGGAAAGATGCTGATTAAAAACCTGCAAAAATTGCAGAAAAAAACAGAAATCATCGGTGATGTCAGGGGAAAAGGATTATTAATAGGAATTGAATTTGTCATGAACCAGACGACCAAACAGCCTTTTCCGAAATCTTATAATCTTACGAACCGCATCATTAAGAAAGCAAATCAGAACGGACTGCTTGTCTATCCGTCTGCTGCTGGAATCGAAGGCGGCGACGGCGACGCCATATTAATTGCCCCGCCGCTGAACATCAATGATGAAGAGCTAAACGAACTTATCCACCTATTTACAAAAACGACTGAAGAAATAGAAGCCGAAGTGCTGCCAATGTCATAA
- a CDS encoding DUF6954 family protein — translation MKWIVDVVFLLLFMLLAFFGIGPVLFSDGTLDERIVTGFFVIMTASLLCVLYYSFSKNFFK, via the coding sequence TTGAAGTGGATTGTGGATGTAGTGTTCCTTCTTTTATTCATGCTGCTTGCTTTCTTCGGAATCGGTCCTGTGCTGTTTTCAGACGGAACTTTGGATGAAAGAATTGTAACAGGATTTTTTGTCATCATGACAGCGAGTTTACTTTGTGTTTTGTATTATTCTTTCTCAAAAAATTTCTTCAAATAA
- a CDS encoding GNAT family N-acetyltransferase, with product MSLIIRHPNEMDFVALTALMYEYIVDFYQCPKPPEHKIHQLIKTLQQEEKGIQFLAEENGKAVGFATLYFTYSTTRAEPITIMNDLYVQEAYRGSKAAEKLFKSCQTYSKQHQYAAMTWETARDNARAQRFYEKMGGRKGDFLTYSI from the coding sequence ATGTCACTTATCATACGTCATCCAAATGAAATGGATTTTGTTGCTCTGACAGCGCTTATGTATGAATATATCGTCGATTTTTATCAATGTCCAAAACCTCCAGAGCATAAAATTCATCAGCTGATTAAGACACTTCAGCAAGAAGAGAAGGGTATTCAATTTTTGGCGGAGGAAAACGGCAAGGCTGTCGGATTCGCGACACTTTATTTCACTTACAGCACAACCAGAGCTGAACCCATTACGATTATGAATGACCTTTATGTTCAGGAAGCATACAGGGGATCTAAAGCTGCAGAAAAACTTTTCAAAAGCTGCCAGACATACAGCAAGCAGCATCAATATGCTGCCATGACCTGGGAAACAGCGCGGGATAATGCAAGAGCACAGCGCTTTTATGAAAAGATGGGTGGCAGAAAAGGAGACTTTCTGACCTACTCCATTTGA
- a CDS encoding nucleotidyltransferase domain-containing protein, protein MDPVEAAKRIIEKRYPSCKAAVLSGSVVRGESTKTSDLDLVIFDQALESSYRESYVEFEWPVEAFVHNFESYRQFFQSDCKSGTPSMPRMVYEGLVIKGEDLLEPIKSEAQKLLEKGPQPLSKEEIEMRRYFITDALDDFTGSSKRSEEIFIAGVLAELIHEFVLLTNGRYIGKSKWIPRALMQYDPVFADEFTSVFDEYYRTGRKDNVIALTDSILEPHGGRFFEGFSLGKKE, encoded by the coding sequence CTGGATCCAGTAGAAGCTGCAAAAAGAATTATAGAAAAACGGTACCCGTCATGCAAAGCCGCTGTATTATCAGGCAGTGTGGTAAGAGGGGAAAGCACTAAAACGTCAGATCTTGATCTCGTTATTTTTGATCAAGCACTAGAATCTTCCTACCGGGAATCATATGTTGAGTTTGAATGGCCAGTGGAAGCATTCGTCCATAATTTCGAGTCATACCGGCAGTTTTTTCAAAGTGACTGCAAAAGCGGCACGCCATCCATGCCGAGAATGGTATATGAAGGACTTGTTATAAAAGGAGAAGATTTGCTTGAGCCAATTAAAAGCGAAGCTCAGAAACTTTTAGAAAAGGGTCCGCAGCCTCTTTCGAAAGAAGAAATAGAAATGAGACGCTATTTTATAACAGATGCACTTGATGATTTTACGGGGAGCAGCAAACGCTCGGAAGAAATTTTTATTGCTGGGGTACTCGCAGAGCTGATCCATGAATTTGTCCTGCTGACAAATGGAAGATATATAGGGAAATCAAAATGGATTCCAAGGGCTCTCATGCAATATGATCCTGTATTTGCCGATGAATTCACCTCCGTTTTTGACGAGTATTATCGTACAGGACGCAAAGACAATGTTATTGCCTTGACGGATTCGATTTTGGAGCCCCACGGCGGCAGATTTTTTGAAGGGTTTTCACTGGGAAAAAAAGAATAG